One segment of Mycoplasmopsis glycophila DNA contains the following:
- the rpoE gene encoding DNA-directed RNA polymerase subunit delta, whose product MKNKTMLEIAIEIISEDTEKSFKFMELFEKVEEQLKEKWEKDFVNEDNDYEKIRTKKMGELYRLLTVDRRFSRNSDETWTSSTFEVY is encoded by the coding sequence ATGAAAAACAAAACAATGCTAGAAATTGCTATTGAAATTATTTCTGAAGACACAGAAAAATCATTTAAATTTATGGAGCTTTTTGAAAAAGTAGAAGAGCAACTTAAAGAAAAATGAGAAAAAGATTTTGTCAATGAAGATAATGATTACGAAAAAATCAGAACAAAGAAAATGGGTGAATTATATCGTCTATTAACTGTTGATCGTAGATTTTCAAGAAATAGCGATGAAACATGAACAAGTTCGACTTTTGAAGTCTATTAA
- the fba gene encoding class II fructose-1,6-bisphosphate aldolase: protein MALVNASEMLKKAKEGKYAIPHININNLEWAKAVLLTAQAENSPIIVATSEGAVKYMGGLDVVGGMVLGLIKDLNITVPVALHLDHGSYEGCKKAIENEAYTSIMFDGSHEKFEENYQKTKELVKLAKDRNMSMEAEVGTIGGEEDGIVGDGEFADPKEAKMMAELGIDVLAAGIGNIHGPYPASWKSLSFETLEKISEAAGIGIVLHGGSGIPSEQIKKAISLGITKINVNTELQQANHKALREYILSGKDLEGKNFDPRKLYKPGFDAMCETVREKIHEFGSNNKA, encoded by the coding sequence ATGGCTTTAGTAAACGCATCAGAAATGCTCAAAAAAGCAAAAGAAGGAAAATACGCTATTCCTCACATTAACATTAATAATTTAGAATGAGCAAAGGCTGTTTTATTAACAGCTCAAGCAGAAAACTCACCAATTATTGTTGCTACAAGTGAAGGTGCAGTTAAATACATGGGTGGATTAGATGTAGTAGGAGGAATGGTTTTAGGTTTAATTAAAGACCTTAACATTACTGTTCCTGTTGCTTTACACCTTGACCACGGTTCATATGAAGGATGTAAAAAAGCAATTGAAAATGAAGCTTATACATCAATTATGTTCGATGGTTCACATGAAAAATTTGAAGAAAACTACCAAAAAACAAAAGAATTAGTTAAATTAGCTAAAGATAGAAACATGTCAATGGAAGCTGAAGTTGGAACAATCGGTGGAGAAGAAGACGGAATTGTTGGAGATGGAGAATTTGCAGATCCAAAAGAAGCTAAAATGATGGCTGAATTAGGAATTGATGTTCTTGCCGCTGGAATTGGAAACATTCATGGTCCATACCCTGCATCATGAAAATCATTAAGCTTTGAAACATTAGAAAAAATTTCAGAAGCTGCTGGAATCGGAATTGTTTTACATGGTGGAAGTGGTATTCCTTCAGAACAAATCAAAAAAGCTATTAGTTTAGGAATTACAAAAATCAACGTTAACACAGAACTTCAACAAGCAAACCACAAAGCATTAAGAGAATACATTCTTAGTGGAAAAGATCTTGAAGGTAAAAACTTTGACCCAAGAAAACTTTACAAACCAGGTTTTGATGCAATGTGTGAAACAGTTAGAGAAAAAATTCACGAATTTGGTTCAAACAACAAAGCTTAA
- the argS gene encoding arginine--tRNA ligase, producing MTLKNIVKKEIIKAVYEMQASNFFEEKFELLEKDFNLTEAKVPEKFNEDQINYDYATNVAFILKKYKKTSPMVIAEHLVAKLSNNQYIKRIDISAPGFMNIVVSNLAFNNVLKNIINQKENYGKNVVESQKINLEYISANPTGFLHVGHARGACYGDALVRLMRHAGHNVESEYYINDAGNQINVLANSARVRYLHLFGIEAQMSEDCYRGNDIVWAAEKIKEKYGDYFVETNEQKFEEFKNVATEILLNKIKFDIARLNIEIDTYSSEKAVKESGSIQDVLQKLQKHTYVNDGALFLRTTDYGDDKDRVLIKSDGSDSYLLPDIAYHETKFAKADRLINIWGADHSGYIPRMKIAMECLGHNPNNLDIYTIQLVRLIKDGQEFKMSKRAGTSVTLEDLLEYASPDAIRFTMLTREINNKFDFDIDFANSKDASNPVFIVQYSHSRSVSLLDKLKQPSFTNDLVFVDKAKKVILLLDEFPELIRTIVETTKVNLMSQYLINLAKAFNSFYAETKLLGHEYEANYAALVLACKNVLALGLSLIGVSAPDQM from the coding sequence ATGACTTTAAAAAACATAGTAAAAAAGGAAATTATTAAAGCTGTTTATGAAATGCAAGCTTCAAATTTCTTTGAAGAAAAATTTGAGCTTTTAGAAAAAGATTTCAATTTAACTGAGGCCAAAGTACCTGAAAAATTTAATGAAGATCAAATTAATTATGATTACGCTACAAACGTTGCTTTCATACTTAAAAAATACAAAAAAACATCTCCTATGGTTATTGCAGAACATTTAGTTGCAAAATTATCAAACAATCAATACATTAAACGTATTGATATTTCGGCACCCGGATTTATGAATATTGTTGTTTCGAATTTAGCTTTTAATAATGTGTTAAAAAATATTATTAATCAAAAAGAAAATTATGGGAAAAATGTTGTTGAGTCTCAAAAAATTAACCTTGAATATATCTCAGCCAATCCGACAGGTTTTTTACATGTAGGACACGCTAGAGGTGCTTGTTATGGAGATGCTCTTGTCCGTTTAATGAGACATGCTGGTCACAATGTTGAGTCAGAATATTATATTAACGACGCTGGAAATCAAATTAATGTTTTAGCAAATTCAGCAAGAGTAAGATATTTACATCTTTTTGGTATTGAAGCTCAAATGTCTGAAGATTGCTATCGTGGAAATGACATCGTGTGAGCTGCTGAAAAAATTAAAGAAAAGTATGGTGACTATTTTGTTGAAACTAATGAACAAAAATTTGAAGAATTTAAAAACGTAGCTACAGAAATTCTTTTAAACAAAATTAAATTTGATATCGCAAGACTTAATATTGAAATTGATACATATTCAAGTGAAAAAGCAGTAAAAGAATCTGGTTCAATTCAAGATGTGCTTCAAAAACTTCAAAAACACACTTATGTAAATGATGGTGCCTTATTTTTAAGAACAACAGATTATGGAGACGATAAAGATAGAGTTCTTATTAAAAGTGATGGAAGCGATTCATACTTGTTACCTGATATTGCGTACCATGAAACTAAATTTGCAAAAGCAGACCGTTTAATCAACATTTGAGGAGCAGATCATAGTGGTTATATTCCAAGAATGAAAATAGCAATGGAATGTTTAGGCCACAATCCAAATAATTTAGATATCTATACAATTCAATTAGTTAGATTGATCAAAGATGGACAAGAATTTAAAATGTCAAAAAGAGCAGGTACAAGCGTGACTCTTGAAGATCTTTTAGAGTATGCTTCTCCTGATGCTATTCGTTTTACTATGTTAACTAGAGAAATTAATAATAAATTTGATTTTGACATTGATTTTGCTAATTCTAAAGATGCTTCTAACCCTGTCTTTATTGTTCAATACTCACACTCAAGAAGTGTTAGTTTATTAGATAAATTAAAACAACCAAGTTTTACTAATGATCTTGTTTTTGTTGATAAAGCTAAAAAAGTGATTTTACTTCTTGATGAATTTCCTGAATTAATTCGTACAATTGTTGAAACTACAAAAGTTAATTTAATGAGCCAATACTTAATTAATTTAGCTAAAGCATTTAATAGTTTTTATGCAGAAACTAAATTATTAGGTCACGAATATGAAGCTAATTATGCTGCATTGGTGTTAGCATGTAAAAACGTGCTTGCACTAGGGTTATCATTAATTGGTGTATCAGCACCTGATCAAATGTAA
- the rlmB gene encoding 23S rRNA (guanosine(2251)-2'-O)-methyltransferase RlmB produces the protein MKQLIMCGRNSVLEAVKYNFEIEKIYLAKKENLRLFENLVPPKMLEVQSNDFLNKLTKENHQGFVALIRPITYCDLPFLIKNMPSNVLILDHIQDPHNLGAIIRTANAAGIKDIILPKDNAAQINETVLKISSGGIINTNFYRVSSLSATISKLQKEGYWAYATTLDQNALPHTQVEYNKPTIIIVGNEGTGVSKSVLSVVDQTVYIKQFGNVQSLNVSVATGIILFDLINKNDQE, from the coding sequence ATGAAACAATTAATAATGTGTGGAAGAAATTCTGTTTTAGAAGCTGTTAAATATAATTTTGAAATTGAAAAAATTTATTTAGCTAAAAAAGAAAATTTAAGACTATTTGAAAATCTTGTGCCTCCAAAAATGCTTGAAGTGCAATCAAATGATTTTTTAAATAAATTAACAAAAGAAAATCACCAAGGTTTTGTTGCTTTAATTCGTCCTATTACTTATTGTGATCTTCCTTTTTTAATTAAAAACATGCCTAGCAATGTCCTTATTTTAGATCACATTCAAGATCCACATAATTTAGGAGCAATTATTAGAACAGCTAATGCTGCAGGGATTAAAGATATTATTTTACCAAAGGATAATGCAGCCCAAATAAATGAAACAGTTTTAAAAATTTCTTCTGGTGGAATAATCAATACCAATTTCTATCGTGTTTCAAGTTTAAGCGCAACAATTTCGAAATTACAAAAAGAAGGATATTGAGCTTACGCAACAACTTTAGATCAAAATGCTCTTCCTCACACACAAGTAGAATACAACAAACCAACTATCATAATTGTCGGTAACGAAGGAACAGGAGTGTCAAAGAGCGTTCTTTCTGTTGTTGATCAAACAGTGTATATTAAGCAATTTGGTAATGTTCAATCATTAAACGTGTCTGTAGCAACAGGGATCATACTTTTTGATTTAATTAATAAAAATGACCAAGAATAA
- a CDS encoding class I tRNA ligase family protein, giving the protein MLKIYVCGPTVYNDVHIGNLRPIITMDLILKAARALGISFKFVHNITDIDDKIIQKALETKTSETEVANLYSRRYLEILNKFNVDTITDLEYVTKNIDKINDFIQRLHDNNDAYIDLEKNLWFNVEKYKDKYGSVSNQKLEFMIFEDTNYNKNFPADFALWKNTNQGIKFDSFLGSGRPGWHTECAALIFKHFQDDKLDLHGGGMDLTFPHHENENIQYYAITKKDITTKWLRTGQINLNGIKMSKSLQNVFLASDFITQYEPDIFKLIILLNNVTSLINIDENVFNNSNKILRKIKNIYFLAHLSSVAMNHKNNELATKAFQDLFDRKFSDFMKTINDLIKKINTEKRHEDIATLVYIFDSLGFDFKNEDYPKYVQIYQNWQMDLKNKDYLAADAKRELLMNKKLI; this is encoded by the coding sequence ATGTTAAAAATATATGTATGTGGACCTACGGTTTATAATGATGTTCATATTGGTAATTTAAGACCAATTATTACTATGGATCTAATTTTAAAAGCTGCAAGAGCTCTTGGAATTAGCTTTAAATTTGTTCATAATATCACTGATATTGATGACAAAATAATTCAAAAAGCTCTTGAAACCAAAACAAGCGAAACTGAAGTTGCAAATTTATATTCTCGTAGATATTTAGAAATATTAAACAAATTTAATGTTGACACAATAACTGATTTAGAATACGTTACTAAAAACATTGATAAAATTAATGATTTTATCCAAAGATTACATGACAACAATGATGCTTATATTGACCTTGAGAAAAATCTTTGATTTAATGTCGAAAAATATAAAGATAAATACGGAAGTGTATCTAACCAAAAATTAGAGTTTATGATTTTTGAAGATACTAACTACAATAAAAATTTTCCTGCTGATTTTGCTCTATGAAAAAACACAAATCAAGGAATTAAATTTGACTCATTTCTAGGGAGTGGAAGACCAGGATGACACACAGAATGTGCTGCATTAATTTTTAAACACTTTCAAGATGATAAGCTTGATCTCCATGGCGGTGGAATGGATTTAACTTTTCCACACCACGAAAATGAAAACATACAATATTATGCAATAACCAAAAAAGATATAACTACTAAATGACTTCGTACTGGTCAAATTAATTTAAATGGAATCAAAATGTCTAAATCATTGCAAAATGTTTTTTTAGCTTCTGATTTTATCACTCAATATGAACCAGATATTTTTAAATTAATCATCTTACTTAATAATGTAACTAGTTTAATAAATATTGATGAAAATGTTTTTAATAATTCAAATAAGATCCTTCGTAAAATTAAAAATATTTATTTTTTAGCACATTTAAGTAGCGTAGCAATGAATCACAAAAATAATGAATTAGCCACAAAAGCCTTTCAAGATCTATTTGATAGAAAATTTAGTGATTTTATGAAAACAATCAATGATTTAATTAAAAAAATTAATACCGAGAAAAGACACGAAGATATCGCAACACTAGTTTATATTTTTGATTCACTTGGCTTTGATTTTAAAAATGAAGATTATCCAAAATATGTTCAAATATATCAAAACTGGCAGATGGATCTCAAAAATAAAGACTATTTAGCTGCTGATGCTAAAAGAGAACTTTTAATGAACAAAAAATTAATTTAA